A window of the Microplitis mediator isolate UGA2020A chromosome 5, iyMicMedi2.1, whole genome shotgun sequence genome harbors these coding sequences:
- the LOC130668148 gene encoding serine/threonine-protein phosphatase 6 catalytic subunit, with protein MSDVDNWIEVAKQCKYLPENDLKKLCDIVCDLLLEESNIQPVSTPVTVCGDIHGQFYDLEELFRNGGPVPDTNYIFMGDFVDRGYYSLETFTRLLTLKAKWSDRITLLRGNHESRQITQVYGFYDECEMKYGNANPWKYCCRVFDLLTVAALIDEQVLCVHGGLSPAIRTLDQIRTIERNQEIPHKGAFCDLLWSDPEDVDAWAVSPRGAGWLFGSKVTHKFMEINDLELICRAHQLVHEGYRYMFDDKLVTVWSAPNYCYRCGNVASILQFTSVDQRSTILFQAVPDSERVIPSLTITPYFL; from the exons ATGTCAGACGTCGATAATTGGATTGAGGTAGCAAAACAATGCAAATATTTGCCAGAAAATGATCTCAag aAACTCTGCGACATTGTGTGTGATTTATTGCTGGAGGAGTCTAATATTCAACCAGTATCAACTCCGGTAACCGTTTGTGGTGATATTCACGGACAG TTTTATGATTTGGAAGAATTATTTCGCAATGGAGGTCCAGTGCCTGAtactaattatatttttatgggaGACTTTGTAGACAGAGGATACTACAGCTTAGAAACTTTTACACGATTGTTAACACTTAAAGCTAAATGGTCAGACAGAATAACATTACTACGTGGAAATCATGAATCACGACAAATTACCCAAGTTTACGGATTTTAtg aTGAATGTGAAATGAAATATGGTAATGCAAATCCATGGAAATATTGTTGCAGAGTATTTGATTTACTTACAGTAGCTGCc TTAATCGATGAACAAGTACTTTGTGTACATGGTGGTCTATCTCCAGCTATCAGAACATTAGATCAAATTAGGACGATCGAAAGGAATCAAGAAATTCCTCATAAag gagCGTTTTGTGATTTATTATGGTCTGATCCAGAAGATGTTGATGCGTGGGCGGTAAGCCCGCGTGGTGCTGGTTGGTTATTTGGAAGTAAAGTAACTCATaaatttatggaaataaatgatttagaACTTATATGTAGAGCTCATCAATTAGTGCACGAAG gaTATAGGTACATGTTTGATGATAAACTTGTGACAGTATGGTCAGCACCTAATTATTGTTATCGTTGCGGAAATGTAGCTAGTATATTGCAGTTCACATCTGTTGATCAAAGAAGTACAATACTATTCCAAGCTGTGCCAGATTCTGAAAGAGTTATACCATCTTTGACTATTACTCCATATTTTTTGTGA